In the genome of Methanopyrus kandleri AV19, one region contains:
- the mcrB gene encoding coenzyme-B sulfoethylthiotransferase subunit beta, with the protein MAREAKDTVDLYDDRGNCVAEEVPIEVLSPMRNEAIQSIVNDIKRTVAIDLEGIENALQNATVGGKGMKIPGREMDVDIVDNAEAIADEIEKMIRVYEDDDTNVEPMYDGKRLLVQLPSERVKVMADPYSGTLQAGMAVVHAIIDVCEVDMWDANMVKAAVFGRYPQTIDYFGGNVASMLDVPMKQEGVGYALRNIMVNHIVAATRKNTMQAVCLAATLEQTAMFEMGDALGPFERLHLLGYAYQGLNADNMVYDIVKKHGKEGTVGTVVREVVERALEDGVIEVKEELPSGFKVYKANDMDLWNAYAAAGLVAAVMVNQGAARAAQGVSATILYYNDLLEYETGLPGVDFGRAEGTAVGFSFFSHSIYGGGGPGIFHGNHIVTRHSKGFAIPPVAAAMALDAGTQMFSPEVTSKLIGDVFGEIDEFREPMKYITEAAAEEAKR; encoded by the coding sequence ATGGCACGCGAGGCCAAGGACACGGTCGATTTGTACGACGATCGCGGTAACTGTGTGGCGGAAGAAGTTCCCATCGAGGTGCTCTCTCCGATGCGCAACGAGGCCATTCAGAGTATCGTGAACGACATCAAGCGTACCGTCGCGATCGACCTCGAGGGTATCGAGAACGCCCTGCAGAACGCGACCGTCGGCGGTAAGGGGATGAAGATCCCGGGCCGCGAGATGGACGTCGACATCGTGGACAACGCCGAGGCGATCGCGGACGAGATCGAGAAGATGATCCGCGTGTACGAGGACGACGACACGAACGTGGAGCCCATGTACGACGGTAAGCGTCTCCTTGTGCAGCTCCCGTCCGAGCGTGTGAAGGTCATGGCCGACCCGTACTCCGGTACCCTGCAGGCCGGTATGGCGGTCGTGCACGCGATCATCGACGTCTGCGAGGTCGACATGTGGGACGCTAACATGGTCAAGGCGGCCGTCTTCGGTCGCTACCCGCAGACGATCGACTACTTCGGCGGTAACGTCGCCTCGATGCTGGACGTGCCGATGAAGCAGGAGGGTGTCGGCTACGCCCTGCGTAACATCATGGTGAACCACATCGTGGCCGCGACCAGGAAGAACACCATGCAGGCCGTGTGTCTGGCCGCGACCCTCGAGCAGACCGCGATGTTCGAGATGGGTGACGCTCTCGGTCCGTTCGAGCGCCTGCACCTGCTGGGTTACGCTTACCAGGGTCTGAACGCGGACAACATGGTGTACGACATCGTGAAGAAGCACGGTAAGGAGGGTACCGTGGGTACCGTCGTCCGCGAGGTCGTCGAGCGCGCCCTCGAGGACGGCGTGATCGAGGTCAAGGAGGAGCTCCCGTCCGGCTTCAAGGTGTACAAGGCCAACGACATGGACCTCTGGAACGCCTACGCCGCCGCCGGACTCGTGGCCGCGGTCATGGTCAACCAGGGTGCCGCCCGAGCGGCTCAGGGTGTCAGCGCGACGATCTTGTACTACAACGACCTGCTCGAGTACGAGACCGGACTACCCGGTGTCGACTTCGGACGAGCCGAGGGTACCGCGGTCGGATTCAGCTTCTTCAGCCACTCGATCTACGGCGGAGGTGGTCCGGGTATCTTCCACGGTAACCACATCGTGACCAGGCACTCCAAGGGCTTCGCGATTCCGCCCGTGGCGGCGGCGATGGCCCTGGACGCCGGTACCCAGATGTTCAGCCCGGAGGTCACCAGCAAGCTGATCGGTGACGTGTTCGGTGAGATCGACGAGTTCCGGGAGCCGATGAAGTACATCACAGAGGCCGCCGCCGAGGAGGCAAAGCGTTAA
- a CDS encoding DUF1678 family protein, translated as MAGLPTARPDATPVRAPERIRVPEPPRDPVEQARVLRVLLETVRRGVLPFLGASYRSVNGKVYGPYYEARWKPRKGERGRTIYLGKSENESVRFLEAWLWEVRRAAPRLAEHRKAKWFVARAVRRALAALLARFEGDPEEALELAGEVLRKVGGILTGMPFDPLRTYSRPRGGRKLLRMLLGRTPGEFRDVLLEMLSPWPPWYCLTLLERLHGRTAAREYHRARVPRPGSAA; from the coding sequence ATGGCCGGACTACCTACAGCCCGTCCCGACGCCACGCCCGTCCGGGCACCGGAACGCATCCGCGTCCCCGAACCACCGCGGGACCCCGTCGAACAAGCCCGGGTTCTACGCGTGCTCCTCGAAACCGTGAGACGCGGAGTGCTCCCGTTCCTGGGTGCGTCGTATCGGTCGGTGAACGGGAAGGTGTATGGGCCGTACTACGAGGCTCGGTGGAAGCCGCGGAAGGGCGAGCGCGGCCGCACCATCTACCTGGGCAAGTCCGAGAATGAGAGCGTCCGGTTCCTGGAGGCGTGGCTATGGGAGGTACGCAGGGCCGCCCCACGGCTGGCCGAACACCGGAAGGCCAAATGGTTCGTCGCACGGGCCGTCCGGAGGGCGCTCGCGGCGCTCCTGGCCCGGTTCGAGGGCGACCCAGAGGAAGCCCTCGAGCTGGCGGGTGAGGTCCTCCGCAAGGTCGGAGGGATACTGACGGGAATGCCGTTCGACCCACTGCGGACGTACTCCAGGCCGAGGGGCGGTAGAAAGCTCCTCAGGATGCTTCTCGGGCGGACCCCTGGCGAGTTCCGCGACGTTCTCCTGGAGATGCTCAGCCCGTGGCCACCCTGGTACTGTCTGACACTGCTCGAACGTCTTCACGGGAGAACCGCGGCGCGCGAGTACCATCGGGCGAGGGTTCCGCGGCCCGGATCGGCGGCATAA
- the mmp10 gene encoding methyl coenzyme M reductase-arginine methyltransferase Mmp10 (Mmp10 (methanogenesis marker protein 10) is a cobalamin-requiring radical SAM methyltransferase that creates the methylarginine modification to methyl coenzyme M reductase.), which produces MGGRPGVDCGGFCRYCYFRGVDWEEKRPFGCKNCPPGSPGCDYCGRSVWEDNGPFRPPGVVLQEVGMSLGFRREREATVSGGGDISNYPWLRELVASLRDLGIRSVQLGYTSGKGFEDPEEVEELCDLGVRSVSYTVFAWDPELRREWMGDRSPEASLACLEVFADRCEEVMVAAVLIPGVNDGDVLWKTCERLEELGIDALLLMRLGTREEHGIILGNSLVLDVKPHSLDEFKRIVTEVHEEFPFRVTGTPLWDPETSAPFALRTLGEELRELLPPVEVECSLITGRVAAPLIREVFRHVEGGEKVDVVPVEKDVACLITERDLERLDVSSLKRTVVLPGRALVHDARAEELLKRDGFERVVLRGPDRLTLDGEASCEVDREEVLEFELNAFRDLINTVNILGE; this is translated from the coding sequence GTGGGTGGACGACCGGGAGTGGACTGCGGTGGGTTCTGCCGGTACTGTTACTTCCGTGGGGTGGACTGGGAAGAAAAACGCCCTTTCGGTTGCAAGAACTGTCCACCCGGATCCCCCGGCTGTGACTACTGTGGTCGGAGCGTGTGGGAAGACAACGGGCCCTTCCGCCCGCCCGGGGTCGTGCTACAGGAGGTGGGGATGTCCCTTGGGTTCCGCCGGGAACGGGAGGCGACCGTGAGCGGCGGTGGAGACATTAGCAACTACCCGTGGCTGCGGGAGCTCGTGGCGAGCCTGAGGGACCTCGGGATTCGGAGCGTCCAGCTCGGGTACACGAGCGGGAAGGGGTTCGAGGACCCGGAGGAAGTCGAAGAGCTGTGCGATCTCGGGGTGCGGTCCGTCTCGTACACCGTGTTCGCGTGGGATCCGGAGCTCCGGCGGGAATGGATGGGTGATCGGTCTCCCGAGGCCTCGCTCGCGTGCTTGGAGGTGTTCGCGGATCGGTGCGAGGAGGTGATGGTGGCGGCCGTCCTGATCCCGGGTGTGAACGACGGAGACGTCCTGTGGAAGACGTGCGAGCGACTGGAAGAGCTCGGGATCGACGCGCTCCTCCTGATGCGGTTGGGGACGCGGGAGGAACACGGAATCATCCTAGGAAACTCTCTCGTACTGGACGTGAAACCGCACTCCTTGGACGAGTTCAAGCGGATCGTAACGGAAGTGCACGAGGAGTTCCCGTTCCGGGTCACGGGGACGCCGTTGTGGGATCCCGAAACGAGCGCCCCGTTCGCGCTCAGGACGCTGGGGGAGGAGCTCCGGGAGCTGCTCCCACCGGTCGAGGTCGAGTGTTCGCTGATCACCGGGAGGGTCGCAGCCCCTCTGATCCGCGAGGTGTTCCGACACGTGGAGGGTGGGGAAAAAGTGGACGTGGTCCCGGTCGAGAAGGACGTGGCGTGCCTGATCACGGAGAGGGACCTGGAACGGTTGGACGTCTCCTCGTTGAAGCGAACCGTGGTACTCCCCGGAAGGGCGCTCGTTCACGATGCACGGGCGGAGGAATTGTTAAAACGTGACGGTTTCGAGAGAGTCGTGCTGCGGGGTCCCGACCGTCTCACGCTCGACGGTGAGGCGAGCTGTGAGGTGGATAGGGAAGAGGTGTTGGAGTTCGAGTTGAACGCGTTCCGCGATCTCATCAACACGGTCAACATTCTGGGGGAGTGA
- the hypF gene encoding carbamoyltransferase HypF: MRTWKIRVRGIVQGVGFRPFVYRLCTEMELDGHVRNLGSEVEIVVKATCDELEELIRRLKEEHPPLARVREVHAEETEEDVGPGFRIVESEESEDVELQIPPDAPVCEECLEEIFDPKSRRYLYPFTGCTNCGPRFTIIEGIPYDRENTTMVDFPLCEECRREFEDPEDRRYHAQVVCCPRCGPRYRLLDADGEVVEGEELEAIREACELIEEGKIVAIKGIGGFHLACKTTEDEPVAKLRERLGRPQQPFAVMSGSLDDVRTFAEVDGTAEDLLTGPVRPIVVLPKKEPFPLSELVAPGLHTVGVMLPYTGLHHIMFERFLDEPAIVMTSANPPGEPMAIRNSDALRHLRGIADYYLVHDRRIAARCDDSVVRVLDGRPRSLRRSRGYVPEPIELEWAPDDLTVVAVGPELDVTACVLHRGKAYPTQHIGNTSRAQTLDFLQETVERFLRLLRLDWNDVDAVACDLHPSFATTGLARRWAEEHDLELVRVQHHHAHALACLAEHGLDPAEEPAIAAAMDGYGYGDDGSAWGGEILYVDGNEYERIGHLEPVSMPGGDAATYRPLRMTAAHLHAAGWSEEEIREFLLRRLEEWPHALKHGEREVEVILHQIEHPTIETTSAGRFLDAVSAALGVCHERTYEGEPAMKLEAVAVRVDHAPEPDVDVRNGSVRVSSVVARAAETGDLRYALTAHHALIEGFAEVIDEHRDGEPVAITGGVFNNELITRGFRELYGADLLEHHEVPAGDGGVSLGQVVAAVLELR; encoded by the coding sequence ATGAGAACCTGGAAGATCCGAGTTCGCGGGATCGTTCAGGGCGTCGGCTTCCGCCCCTTCGTGTACCGTCTCTGCACGGAGATGGAGCTCGACGGCCACGTGCGCAACTTGGGATCCGAGGTGGAGATCGTAGTCAAGGCGACGTGCGACGAACTCGAGGAACTGATCCGCAGGCTGAAGGAGGAGCACCCACCGCTCGCCCGGGTACGCGAAGTACACGCGGAGGAAACGGAGGAGGACGTAGGCCCAGGCTTCCGGATCGTCGAGAGCGAAGAATCCGAGGACGTCGAGCTGCAGATCCCCCCGGACGCGCCGGTGTGCGAGGAGTGCCTGGAGGAGATTTTCGACCCGAAAAGCCGCAGGTACCTCTACCCGTTCACCGGGTGCACCAACTGCGGCCCACGGTTCACGATCATCGAGGGAATCCCGTACGACCGCGAGAACACGACGATGGTGGACTTCCCGCTCTGCGAGGAGTGCCGCCGCGAGTTCGAGGACCCGGAGGACCGACGTTACCACGCTCAGGTGGTCTGCTGTCCCCGCTGTGGTCCTAGATACCGGCTTCTCGACGCGGACGGCGAGGTCGTCGAGGGAGAGGAGCTCGAGGCTATCCGCGAGGCTTGCGAGCTCATCGAAGAGGGGAAGATAGTCGCTATCAAGGGGATCGGCGGGTTCCACCTCGCCTGCAAGACCACCGAAGACGAGCCCGTCGCCAAGCTACGCGAGCGGTTGGGCCGCCCTCAGCAGCCATTCGCCGTCATGTCCGGATCCCTCGACGACGTCCGCACCTTCGCCGAGGTGGACGGAACCGCGGAGGACCTCCTGACCGGACCGGTCCGGCCCATCGTCGTCCTACCCAAGAAGGAACCCTTCCCCCTCTCCGAGCTGGTGGCCCCAGGTCTGCACACCGTCGGTGTCATGCTCCCCTACACGGGTTTACACCACATCATGTTCGAGCGGTTCCTGGACGAGCCGGCGATCGTCATGACCTCCGCCAACCCGCCGGGCGAACCCATGGCGATCCGCAACTCCGACGCCCTGAGGCACCTCCGTGGGATCGCGGATTACTACTTAGTCCACGATCGACGTATCGCCGCCCGATGCGACGACTCCGTAGTGCGCGTCCTCGACGGGAGACCACGATCGCTGCGACGCTCCCGTGGCTACGTCCCCGAGCCGATCGAGCTCGAGTGGGCGCCTGATGACCTCACCGTCGTGGCCGTCGGACCCGAGCTCGACGTGACCGCCTGCGTGCTGCACCGCGGGAAGGCGTATCCCACACAGCACATCGGGAACACGTCCAGGGCTCAGACCCTCGATTTCCTCCAGGAGACTGTCGAGCGGTTCCTGCGACTGCTCCGATTGGACTGGAACGACGTCGACGCGGTGGCCTGCGACCTGCACCCATCGTTCGCCACCACGGGACTCGCCAGGCGATGGGCCGAGGAGCACGACCTGGAACTAGTCCGCGTACAGCATCACCACGCACACGCCCTCGCGTGCCTCGCCGAGCACGGGCTCGACCCGGCCGAGGAACCCGCGATCGCCGCCGCGATGGACGGGTACGGGTACGGTGACGACGGAAGCGCCTGGGGCGGTGAGATCCTGTACGTAGACGGGAACGAGTACGAGCGGATAGGGCACCTGGAACCCGTGTCCATGCCCGGTGGGGACGCCGCCACGTACCGACCGCTCAGGATGACGGCCGCGCACCTACACGCGGCCGGGTGGTCGGAGGAAGAGATCCGCGAGTTCCTGCTCCGGAGGCTCGAGGAGTGGCCTCACGCCCTAAAGCACGGCGAGCGGGAGGTTGAGGTGATCCTGCACCAGATCGAGCACCCGACGATCGAGACGACGAGCGCCGGTCGGTTCCTCGACGCCGTCAGCGCGGCCCTGGGGGTCTGTCACGAACGGACCTACGAGGGAGAGCCCGCGATGAAGCTCGAGGCCGTCGCGGTTCGGGTCGATCACGCGCCCGAACCGGACGTCGACGTCCGAAACGGGTCGGTGCGCGTCTCGAGCGTCGTGGCCCGGGCCGCGGAGACCGGGGACCTACGGTACGCCCTCACCGCACACCACGCCCTGATCGAGGGGTTCGCCGAGGTGATAGATGAGCACCGGGACGGGGAACCCGTCGCGATCACGGGAGGGGTGTTCAACAACGAGCTGATCACCCGAGGGTTCCGGGAGCTCTACGGGGCGGACCTTCTGGAACACCATGAGGTTCCCGCGGGTGACGGGGGCGTTTCCCTGGGACAGGTCGTGGCCGCGGTCCTGGAACTCCGGTGA
- a CDS encoding diphthine--ammonia ligase produces MRAVALLSGGKDSTLAAHLAVEEGYELTHGLTVVPSDPESMMFHVPNADLGALVAQVMGLEPVRIRSGRDDEADIEEIARVLEGLDVDALVSGAIASRYQKERLDRLCEELGIEHVHPLWGMDPFEELELLVERGFEVMIIGVSAAGMDESWLGRRIDEDFIEDIRRLYEKYRIHPAGEGGEYETLVLDAPLFERRIVLERVEKRWDGFSGELIVEEARLMPKRR; encoded by the coding sequence TTGCGGGCCGTCGCGCTGCTGAGCGGTGGGAAGGACTCGACGCTGGCCGCGCACCTGGCGGTCGAAGAGGGTTACGAGCTGACACACGGACTCACCGTGGTGCCCTCTGATCCGGAGAGCATGATGTTCCACGTGCCGAACGCGGACCTGGGGGCGCTAGTGGCCCAGGTGATGGGACTCGAACCCGTGAGGATACGGTCCGGACGGGACGACGAGGCGGACATCGAGGAGATAGCTCGCGTCCTCGAGGGGCTCGACGTGGACGCGCTGGTCTCCGGAGCGATCGCGTCCAGATATCAGAAGGAGCGGCTGGACAGGCTGTGTGAGGAGCTTGGGATCGAGCACGTGCACCCGCTGTGGGGGATGGACCCGTTCGAAGAGCTCGAGCTCCTAGTGGAGCGCGGTTTCGAGGTGATGATCATCGGCGTGTCGGCGGCTGGCATGGACGAGTCCTGGCTGGGCCGCAGGATCGACGAAGACTTCATCGAGGACATCCGACGGTTGTACGAGAAGTATCGCATCCACCCCGCGGGTGAGGGGGGCGAGTACGAGACTCTCGTCCTGGACGCCCCCCTCTTCGAACGGAGGATCGTCCTCGAACGCGTCGAAAAGCGGTGGGACGGCTTTTCGGGCGAACTGATCGTGGAGGAGGCTCGACTCATGCCCAAGCGACGATGA
- the mcrD gene encoding methyl-coenzyme M reductase operon protein D, with the protein MPEEKLERPRMLERKIPEGAKPEVQIFPQRLLSADTTEKLLNELLERVEGIGRIVIHGPGLPKAVPFGPARGKPVKHPERRPIEVHGEKIPMKVQTGQIIVEIEDEDRLDDIVEEIEKICREILPCDFEVQVGRFTRHKPTVTDYLKFGEEGVKKLDKRLLGLVEPRARLADRVSVLKKKGED; encoded by the coding sequence TTGCCGGAGGAGAAACTCGAGCGGCCCCGCATGTTGGAGCGCAAGATCCCCGAAGGAGCCAAGCCCGAGGTGCAGATCTTCCCGCAGCGCCTCCTCAGCGCGGACACCACGGAGAAGCTCCTGAACGAGCTGCTGGAGAGGGTTGAAGGTATCGGTCGTATCGTGATCCACGGTCCGGGGCTCCCCAAGGCAGTCCCCTTCGGACCCGCCCGCGGTAAGCCGGTCAAGCACCCGGAAAGACGCCCGATCGAAGTCCACGGTGAGAAGATCCCCATGAAGGTCCAGACGGGCCAGATCATCGTCGAGATCGAGGACGAAGACCGACTCGACGATATCGTCGAGGAGATCGAGAAGATCTGCCGTGAGATCCTGCCCTGCGACTTCGAGGTTCAGGTGGGAAGGTTCACCCGACACAAACCCACCGTCACCGACTACCTGAAGTTCGGCGAGGAGGGCGTTAAGAAGCTCGACAAGCGTCTCCTGGGACTCGTCGAGCCCCGAGCCCGGCTAGCCGACAGGGTCTCCGTCCTCAAGAAGAAGGGGGAGGACTAA
- the mcrC gene encoding methyl-coenzyme M reductase I operon protein C: MGRETYAVDCRAAMGMGKGGSLAQRGTIAETEITEVVAVAMSPGSRHITKPVCEITYALREAGIHTSVLVLNAGSGVPAEAPVQTGATMGIEPEEIERINRHEVAVIHLGNVKQHIVWKARLILKHCDVPAVIVCQTPVDFEDFAEVGCRTRIVEPPEPETVGEVVEIVTGVIRGETVPSDKINEIVRKVRRALRYARRRSR; this comes from the coding sequence GTGGGCCGCGAGACCTACGCCGTCGACTGCCGAGCCGCCATGGGGATGGGTAAAGGCGGTAGTCTGGCGCAACGGGGCACCATCGCCGAGACCGAGATTACCGAGGTCGTCGCCGTCGCGATGTCGCCCGGTTCCCGCCATATCACCAAACCCGTGTGCGAGATCACCTACGCCCTCCGAGAGGCCGGGATCCACACGAGCGTCCTGGTACTCAACGCCGGATCCGGCGTCCCGGCCGAAGCCCCCGTTCAGACGGGAGCCACGATGGGGATAGAGCCCGAGGAGATCGAGCGCATCAACCGGCACGAGGTCGCCGTGATCCACCTCGGTAACGTCAAACAGCACATCGTGTGGAAGGCCCGGCTTATCCTCAAACACTGCGACGTCCCTGCGGTTATAGTGTGTCAGACCCCCGTGGACTTCGAGGATTTCGCCGAGGTAGGTTGCCGTACCCGCATCGTGGAACCACCGGAGCCCGAAACGGTAGGAGAGGTAGTCGAGATCGTCACCGGTGTGATCCGCGGAGAGACCGTCCCCTCGGACAAGATCAACGAAATCGTCCGCAAGGTCAGACGCGCCTTACGTTACGCCCGTCGGAGGTCTCGGTGA
- a CDS encoding geranylgeranylglyceryl/heptaprenylglyceryl phosphate synthase — translation MGVFGYLRERTPCHLTLLDPVDVGPEEVPEVLESLVKAGTDAVMVGGSTAHASQVEAVVEAIREVADVPVILFPNGPEGLAPNADAVLFMSLLNSRNTYYLIEAQVKGAPLVERFGLESIPTGYLIVGEWGTTVSVVGDARVIPFDRVEVIVAYALAAKHLGMKAVYLEAGSGAPEPVPPEVVRRVSGIGVFTIVGGGIRSPETARELAEAGADAIVTGTAVERDPDLAAEIVEAIKDL, via the coding sequence ATGGGCGTGTTCGGGTACTTGCGGGAGCGCACCCCCTGTCATCTCACCCTGCTCGACCCCGTGGACGTGGGTCCGGAGGAGGTCCCGGAGGTCCTGGAGTCGCTGGTGAAGGCGGGCACGGACGCGGTGATGGTCGGCGGTTCGACTGCGCACGCATCGCAGGTGGAAGCGGTGGTGGAGGCGATCCGGGAGGTCGCGGACGTCCCGGTGATCCTGTTCCCGAACGGCCCGGAAGGTCTCGCGCCGAACGCGGACGCGGTGCTGTTCATGAGCCTACTCAACTCGCGGAACACGTACTACCTGATCGAGGCGCAGGTGAAGGGCGCGCCGTTGGTGGAGCGGTTCGGGCTGGAATCGATCCCGACGGGCTACCTGATCGTGGGCGAGTGGGGTACGACCGTCTCGGTGGTCGGAGACGCGCGGGTGATCCCGTTCGATCGGGTCGAGGTGATCGTCGCGTACGCGCTGGCGGCGAAGCACCTGGGCATGAAGGCGGTGTACCTGGAGGCGGGGAGCGGTGCGCCGGAGCCGGTGCCGCCCGAGGTGGTGCGGCGAGTCTCGGGGATCGGGGTGTTCACGATCGTGGGCGGCGGTATCCGGAGCCCGGAGACCGCACGGGAGCTCGCCGAGGCGGGCGCGGACGCGATCGTCACCGGGACCGCCGTGGAGCGGGACCCAGACCTGGCCGCGGAGATCGTGGAGGCCATCAAGGACCTTTGA
- the mcrG gene encoding coenzyme-B sulfoethylthiotransferase subunit gamma, whose amino-acid sequence MAEKAQFYPGETDVAENRRKYMNPNYELKKLREIPDEDIVRLMGHREPGEEYPSVHPPLEEMEEPECPIRELVEPTEGAKAGDRIRYIQFTDSVYFAPIHPYIRARMYMWRYRGVDTGSLSGRQIIEVRERDLEKIAKELLETEIFDPARSGVRGATVHGHALRLDENGLMFDALRRYRLNEETGEVEYVKDQVGIELDEPIPVGAPADEDDLKERTTIYRIDGTPYREDEELLQVVQRIHELRTLAGYRPEEAEGK is encoded by the coding sequence ATGGCCGAAAAGGCTCAGTTCTACCCAGGTGAGACCGACGTGGCCGAGAACCGTCGCAAGTACATGAACCCGAATTACGAGCTGAAGAAGCTCCGTGAGATCCCAGACGAAGACATCGTCCGGCTGATGGGTCACCGCGAGCCAGGTGAGGAGTACCCGAGCGTGCACCCGCCGCTGGAGGAGATGGAAGAGCCCGAGTGTCCGATCCGCGAGCTCGTCGAGCCGACGGAGGGCGCCAAGGCCGGCGACCGAATCCGCTACATCCAGTTCACGGACTCCGTGTACTTCGCGCCGATCCATCCGTACATCCGCGCCCGTATGTACATGTGGCGATACCGCGGGGTCGACACCGGATCCCTGTCCGGTCGACAGATTATCGAGGTCCGTGAGCGCGACCTCGAGAAGATCGCCAAGGAGCTCCTCGAGACCGAGATCTTCGACCCGGCTAGGTCCGGTGTCCGAGGAGCGACCGTGCACGGACACGCCCTCCGACTGGACGAGAACGGCCTCATGTTCGACGCTCTGCGTCGTTACCGCCTGAACGAGGAGACGGGCGAGGTTGAGTACGTCAAGGACCAGGTCGGTATCGAGCTCGACGAGCCGATCCCCGTAGGTGCGCCGGCCGACGAGGACGACCTGAAGGAGCGCACGACGATCTACCGCATCGACGGTACCCCGTACAGGGAAGACGAAGAACTCCTACAAGTCGTCCAGCGGATCCACGAGCTACGTACCCTAGCCGGTTACCGGCCCGAAGAGGCTGAGGGTAAGTAA